The DNA window TGCCGCGGTGGTACTCGAGCGCAGTAGCGGCGTCACCGGCGCGCTCGGCGGCGAACGAGCTGTCGAGGAACGCGTGGTAGTCGTGCGTCATCAGGTCGCTGATGCGACGACCGCGGCGGAAGCCCGGGTTCGTCCGGGAAGAGTGGTCACGAGTCATGTCCACCACTGAACGTCGCGGAGGCCGGCGTCGCCAGACCCATTCGGCGATCTGTGGAGAACTCGCAGGTATCCGCCAGGCCTGTGGATGAGCGGGTTGCCTCAGCCCAGCAGCCCGAACCGGTCCAGGCTCGCGACGGTGTCCACGATCGTGTCGGCCGCTGGCCGCGGGTCCCAGCCGAGGGCCGCGCGCGCCTTCGAGACGTCGAACTCGTTGACCGGCACCGGGTCGCCGTCGACCTCGCGGGTCGGCGCCAGTGCCGCCCGCTCCCCCAGCCGCTCGCGCAGCGTGTCGGCCATGCCGAGCCACGACGTCGCGGGCGGCGAGGTGAGCAGGAACCGCTGACCCGCCGCTTCCGGCGCCGTCAGCGCGCGTACGTGGGCCTGCGCCACGTCGCGGACGTCCGCGATCCCGAAGGACTGCCGCGGCGCCTCGGCGAACTGCCCCGACAGCAGGCCGATCACCAGGCCCGCGGAGCTCCCGACGCTCGCCCCCAGGACCGGCCCGAAGATCCCGGTCGGGTTGAGCACGACCAGCTCCGGACCGCCATCGGCGTAGTCCCACGCGGCCCGCTCGGCGATGACCTTCGAGAGCGGGTACGGCGCGAGCGACTCGCTCGGCTCGGTCCAGTCCTCCTCGGTCCACGGCCGGCCCACCGATCGTCCGTAGCCGATCGCGGCGAACGACGACGTCAGCACGACCCGCCGTACGCCGCCGGCCCGGGCCGCGGCCAGCACCCGCAGCGTCCCCTCTCGGGCGGGGACGACCAGGTCGTCCGGGTCGTCCGGCTGCGCCAGCGGGATCGGCGACGCCACGTGCAGCACGCCGTCGCACCCGGCCACCGCGTCGACCCAGCCGCGGTCGTCGGTCAGGTCGGCGGCCACGACGTCGATCCCCGACGGATCGGCGCCACCCTCCGCCACCATCGCGCGCACGTCGTCGGCGCGAGCGAGGTCGCGAACGGTCGTGCGCACGTCGTACCCCTCGCCCAGCGCGGCGACGACCGTGTGGGACCCGAGGTAGCCCGAGCCACCGGTCACCAGGACCCTGGTCATCGGATGTCCCTTCCTGCTTGGAGCTCGGCGACGACGGCCGCCTCGGCCACGGCGTCCCCGGCCTCGCGCGCGGCCCACAGCCGCTCCTTGGTCTCGATGTAGTGGAGCCGGGCGTGCAGCTGGTCGAGCTCGGCGCGCAGGCGTACGGCGTGCCGCTGCAGCAGCAGCTTCTGCTCGCGCGCGTCGCCGTCGGCCCGCTGGTCGCGGTAGCGACGCAGGTCCTCGATGCCCATGCCCGTGGCCCGCAGGCACGAGAGCCAGGTGAGGTCGTCGACGACCTCCTCGCTGTAGAAGCGGTGCCCGCTGCTCTCGTCGCGCGGGATCGGCGGGACCAGCCCGATGCGTTCGTAGTAGCGCAGCGTGGCCTGGCTCAGGCCCGTGCGCTCGGAGACTTCATGGATCAACACCCCTCCACTGTGCCGACCCTGAAGCGCTTCAGGTCAAGTCCAGGCTCAGGGCCCCCGCACGCTGATCGGTGAGGTGATGACCGAGGCCCTGCCCGCCGCCTGTCCCACGGCAGGCAAGGCCCCGGCGCTCTGCACGACGCCGACACAGACGACGACCACGGATGCCGCCGGTCCACGAGTGCGCATGGCCGATGCTCCCTCCGTTGCCGAGGTCGACGGTGGCTTTGCCCCAGGATCTACCGAGATTCCGGTAGGCGCCTGCCGTACGGTGCGCTCATGCCCGATGTCGCGATCGCCGCCCCCAACGAGGCGGCCGCCGACGCCGGCGAGCAGGTCGCACGGGCCGGCGGCAACGCCGTCGACGCCGCGCTCGCCGCGTCCCTGGTGACGATGGTCAACGAGGTCGGCCTGGTCTCGCTGAGCTCGGGCGGGTTCGTGACGATCCAGCCGTCGGGCGGCGGCGCGCCGTACACGGTGGACGGCTGGATGGACATGCCCGGCCGCGGCGGCGGACCGCTCGGCGGCGGCACCTGGGACATCCACACCGGGTACGGCGGCGGCGTGGACATCACCATCGGACCCGGGTCGGTGGCGGCGCACGGCTCGGTGGCGGCGTTCGAGGAGGCGCACCGGCGCGACGGGCGGCTGCCCTGGCGGGAGGTGGTCGCGCCGGCGATCGACGTCGCGCGCGGCGGCTTCCGGCTGAGCGCCGCGTCGCGCTACTACCTGGAGTACGTCCACGACTCGATCTTCGGCTGGGACGAGACCAGCCGTGCGGCGGTCCACGACCTCCAAGGCGAGATCGTCACCGACCTCGTGGTCGTGCCCGACCTGGCCGACTCGCTCGAGCTGATCGCCACCGAGGGCGCGGTGGCGCTCCACACCGGCGACCTCGCCCGGCTGATCGCCACCGACGTCCGCGCGCGCGGTGGCCTCCTCGGCCCGGACGACCTGGCGGCGTACGCGCCCGTCACCCGCCCCTCCCTCGCCACCCGCGCCGGTCGCTGGACGCTCGCCACCACGCCGCCGCCCACCGTGGGCGGCATCAGCGTCGCCGCGATGCTCGGGCTCCTCGAGGGCCGCCCGCAGGGCGCCTGGACCGACGCCGACGTCGAGCTGATGATCCGTATCCAGCGCGAGGTCCTCGGCCGGGGTCCCGCCTCGCTCCTGGAGTCGAGCTCGACCACCCACTGCTCCGCCACCGACACCGAGGGCGGCGCCTGCGCGGTCACGGTGTCGTCGGGCTACTTCTCCGGGATGATCGCCCAGGGCACCGGCATCTGGCTCAACAACACCCTCGGCGAGCAGGAGCTCAACCCCGGTGGCCTCCACGCCCTGGCTCCGGGCACCCGCTTGCTGTCCAACATGGCGCCGACCGTCGGCCGTCACGCCGACGGCTCGGTCCTCGCCATCGGCTCCCCCGGCGCGGGCCGGATCGCGACCGCCATCACCCAGGTCCTCGCCGGGATCGCGGGCGGCCTGAGCCTGCAGGAGGCGGTCCACCACCCCCGCGTGCACGTCCACCACCCCGGCCGTCCCGACGAGGTCGTCAAGCGCGAGACCGAGGAGGGCCTGACCATGTACTACGGCGGCGTCGGCGTCACGCTCGTCCACCCCGACGGGCACCTGGTCGCCGCGGCCGACCCGCGCCGCGAGGGCGCCGTACGCCTGGTCCGCAGCACCTAGCCGCGGAGACCGCCTGAGACGTCGGGTTGCGGCAGGTCCAGACGGGCACGATGTGCGCATGCGCAGGTATCTCGTGGCCCTCGGCCTCGCCCTCGTGGCCTCGGCAGGGAGCCTGGGCTTCGCGGCCTCCGGCACGGCCGCCGCTGCGCCGCTCTGCTCCGACAAGGTCGTGACCGACCGCGCCGACGTCCTCGACGACGCCGCGGTCGAGCGGGCGGCCGCCCGCTTCGACGACCAGGTCGTGGTGAAGGTCCTGTCGTTCAGGACGACCAACGGCCGCGACCTCTACGACCTGCTCCTCGACGCCCGGGCACAGTGCCACGGCTGGGGCTTCCAGGCGGACGGCTCGAGGTCGCTGCTGATCCTCGGCGTCGCCACTCAGGACCGCAAGCTCGGCAGCCACTACGACGGGGCAGCGCTGGAGACGTTCGAAGCCGCCCGCGACCACGCCGAGGTCGACGGCATGGGAGCCAACTTCGGCAACGGCGACTGGACCGCCGGCATGGTCGACGGGCTGACGATCTACGCGCGGGCCTACGCCCGTACGCCCACGCCGAGCACCGACCCGGACCCTGACAGCTCGATCCCGCTCGGCGGACCCGAGCAGGCCTCCGGCTCGGGGACCGGCAGCAACTGGGTCCTCGGCGGGCTGGGCGGCCTGTGCGTCGTCGGCGCCGCGGCGTACGGCGGGACGAGGCTGTGGCGATGGCGGGCCGCGACCACGAACGCGCGCGCCACGCTGAGCGGCGCGACCGACGAGATGG is part of the Nocardioides conyzicola genome and encodes:
- a CDS encoding gamma-glutamyltransferase, whose protein sequence is MPDVAIAAPNEAAADAGEQVARAGGNAVDAALAASLVTMVNEVGLVSLSSGGFVTIQPSGGGAPYTVDGWMDMPGRGGGPLGGGTWDIHTGYGGGVDITIGPGSVAAHGSVAAFEEAHRRDGRLPWREVVAPAIDVARGGFRLSAASRYYLEYVHDSIFGWDETSRAAVHDLQGEIVTDLVVVPDLADSLELIATEGAVALHTGDLARLIATDVRARGGLLGPDDLAAYAPVTRPSLATRAGRWTLATTPPPTVGGISVAAMLGLLEGRPQGAWTDADVELMIRIQREVLGRGPASLLESSSTTHCSATDTEGGACAVTVSSGYFSGMIAQGTGIWLNNTLGEQELNPGGLHALAPGTRLLSNMAPTVGRHADGSVLAIGSPGAGRIATAITQVLAGIAGGLSLQEAVHHPRVHVHHPGRPDEVVKRETEEGLTMYYGGVGVTLVHPDGHLVAAADPRREGAVRLVRST
- a CDS encoding aldehyde reductase; this translates as MTRVLVTGGSGYLGSHTVVAALGEGYDVRTTVRDLARADDVRAMVAEGGADPSGIDVVAADLTDDRGWVDAVAGCDGVLHVASPIPLAQPDDPDDLVVPAREGTLRVLAAARAGGVRRVVLTSSFAAIGYGRSVGRPWTEEDWTEPSESLAPYPLSKVIAERAAWDYADGGPELVVLNPTGIFGPVLGASVGSSAGLVIGLLSGQFAEAPRQSFGIADVRDVAQAHVRALTAPEAAGQRFLLTSPPATSWLGMADTLRERLGERAALAPTREVDGDPVPVNEFDVSKARAALGWDPRPAADTIVDTVASLDRFGLLG
- a CDS encoding MerR family transcriptional regulator; translation: MLIHEVSERTGLSQATLRYYERIGLVPPIPRDESSGHRFYSEEVVDDLTWLSCLRATGMGIEDLRRYRDQRADGDAREQKLLLQRHAVRLRAELDQLHARLHYIETKERLWAAREAGDAVAEAAVVAELQAGRDIR